The Hymenobacter baengnokdamensis genome includes a region encoding these proteins:
- a CDS encoding carbonic anhydrase, producing MPTSSHSTHSSKNALPTGIQEILANNRQWVASKNAEDPAFFQRLANGQQPRYLFIGCSDSRVPASGITGTGPGEMFVHRNIANLVVHADLNLLSVLQYAVEVLGVRDIMIVGHYGCGGVAAAASNKQYGLIDNWLVSIRDVVRLHETQLLRIPDEAQRLRRLVELNVMEQVRNLAKTNIIQNAMKSDNPPRLHGLVYDIADGRLKDLQVNGETVIHDMAHIYGTEAAGQPHHSPAPGAAAEQASAATADQLTTS from the coding sequence GTGCCAACCTCCTCTCATTCCACTCATTCTTCCAAAAACGCGCTGCCTACCGGTATACAGGAAATTCTGGCCAATAACCGCCAGTGGGTGGCCAGCAAAAACGCGGAAGACCCGGCGTTTTTTCAGCGCCTGGCCAACGGCCAGCAGCCGCGCTACCTGTTCATTGGCTGCTCCGACTCGCGGGTGCCGGCCTCGGGCATCACGGGCACGGGTCCGGGCGAGATGTTTGTGCACCGCAACATCGCCAACCTGGTAGTTCATGCCGACCTGAACCTGCTGAGCGTGCTGCAATATGCCGTGGAAGTATTAGGCGTGCGCGATATTATGATTGTGGGCCACTACGGCTGCGGGGGCGTGGCCGCCGCGGCCAGCAATAAGCAGTACGGCCTCATCGACAACTGGCTGGTGAGCATCCGCGACGTGGTGCGCCTGCACGAAACCCAGCTGCTGCGCATTCCCGACGAAGCCCAGCGCCTGCGCCGCCTCGTCGAGCTCAATGTGATGGAGCAGGTGCGCAACCTGGCCAAAACCAACATTATCCAGAATGCCATGAAGAGCGACAACCCGCCCCGCCTCCACGGCCTCGTCTACGACATTGCCGACGGACGCCTCAAAGACCTGCAGGTAAACGGGGAAACCGTCATCCACGATATGGCCCATATCTATGGCACCGAAGCCGCCGGCCAGCCCCACCACAGCCCCGCGCCCGGGGCTGCAGCTGAGCAGGCCAGTGCAGCAACCGCAGACCAGCTCACCACGAGCTAA
- a CDS encoding tetratricopeptide repeat protein, producing MPRHRFVFVLLGLLAAAAVPETALAQKTTSAQPSPPVVPAANELGMRPKPKAASSPAPDSVALRQHLRQASTLQAKYKDSEALAEYQAVLKLNAQHYESLWRAAVLSVSIGNRYSDETRKKAYFDAAHQYAERALALQPEGGESNYAMALALFSEAGLTSARDRLRLFKQLRSHVFLAAERRPDLPEAWQLLGRWYYRVAHYNLLEKAFSRIFLGGYPQGATSKKAMDALEKAHQLDPLRIQYCYDLARMYKYQGRRQRAIAMLQEAIKLPTYTSEDLTVNRLCQQLLPPLLRAAARRDRLHANWYKSLRAPTPNATATPGATAH from the coding sequence ATGCCGCGCCACCGCTTTGTTTTCGTGTTGCTTGGGCTGCTGGCAGCAGCGGCGGTGCCGGAAACAGCCCTGGCGCAGAAAACAACGTCGGCTCAGCCTTCGCCGCCCGTAGTGCCCGCCGCCAATGAGCTGGGCATGCGGCCTAAGCCCAAGGCGGCCAGCTCGCCGGCTCCCGATTCGGTTGCCCTGCGCCAGCATTTGCGCCAGGCCAGTACGCTGCAAGCTAAATACAAGGATTCGGAAGCGCTGGCCGAGTACCAGGCTGTGCTTAAGCTGAATGCCCAGCACTACGAAAGCCTGTGGCGGGCGGCTGTGCTCAGCGTGAGTATCGGCAATCGCTATTCAGATGAGACCCGCAAAAAAGCCTATTTCGACGCTGCGCACCAGTATGCCGAGCGGGCGCTGGCTTTGCAGCCCGAAGGCGGCGAAAGCAACTACGCAATGGCCCTGGCGCTTTTCAGCGAAGCCGGGCTGACCAGTGCCCGCGACCGGCTGCGGCTATTCAAGCAACTGCGCTCGCACGTATTTCTGGCGGCCGAGCGCCGCCCCGACCTGCCCGAAGCCTGGCAGCTGCTGGGCCGCTGGTACTACCGGGTAGCCCACTACAACCTGCTCGAAAAGGCATTTTCGCGCATTTTTTTAGGCGGCTACCCGCAGGGTGCAACGTCGAAAAAAGCGATGGATGCGCTGGAGAAAGCCCATCAGCTGGACCCCCTGCGGATTCAGTACTGCTACGATTTGGCGCGCATGTATAAGTACCAGGGCCGCCGTCAGCGGGCTATCGCCATGCTTCAGGAAGCCATTAAGCTGCCAACTTATACCAGCGAAGACCTGACCGTGAACCGCCTGTGCCAACAGCTGCTGCCGCCGCTGCTGCGGGCCGCTGCCCGGCGCGACCGCCTGCACGCCAACTGGTACAAGTCCTTAAGGGCGCCTACTCCCAACGCGACTGCCACCCCTGGGGCCACTGCCCATTAG
- a CDS encoding DNA gyrase/topoisomerase IV subunit A, with product MVAEEEEGKFAPGEVIHDIATVRGMYQNWFLDYASYVILERAVPAVEDGLKPVQRRILHAMKEMDDGRFNKVANVIGQTMQYHPHGDASIGDAMVNLGQKDLLIETQGNWGDVRTGDSAAAPRYIEARLSKFALEVVFNPDITEWQMSYDGRKREPTTLPVKFPLLLAQGVEGIAVGLSTKIMPHNFRELCQASVAVLRNREFQLFPDFPTGGLADISNYQNGQRGGRIRLRATIEKVDKTLLVIRDIPYGTTTTALMESIVKASEANKIKIKKVVDNTAAEVEIQVQLPPGISPDLTIDALYAFTDCEISLSPNTCVIIDDKPRFVGVEEMLRLSTGKTVRLLERELEIRQQELQEKWHSASLEKIFIENRIYRKIEECETWEQILETIDAGLKKFVRVEGEKLKANDTRIVLRRPVSEDDLTRLTEIRIKRISKYDGFKAEEYIQRLDAELAEVADHLANLTRYAIAYFENLLKKYGAGRERKTQLRTFDVVTAQKVAVANQKLYVNRQDGFVGYGLKKDEFVCDCSDLDDIIAIKRDGTFMVTKIAEKTFVGKDILHAGVYNKNDDRLVYNMVYVDGASGISFAKRFLVTGITRDKTYDLTKGTKGTKTLYLTANPNSESEIVAIQLSDKAPARVKQFDFDFAELAIKGKGSMGNIVTKQPIKKIIRKSLGDSTLGGREVFFEPVVGRLNHNGHGRYLGTFDTEHLVLVVYKDGSYELVAPDPAKHFDLPNMLLLRKLEPDTVVSAVYVEGETKVHYIKRFHIETTTLDKRFTFISESKGSKLLAATAFAEPEVEVKLQRDKKAEKETEKIRLDQFIEVKGWKAMGNKLNYFKIHSLALLTDEGPEPQRREAKKRGVAKPEGGEAATEALEVSPPSDVEVTDEEVAQSQALLRRPKAQLGLF from the coding sequence CTGGTTGCGGAAGAGGAGGAAGGCAAATTCGCCCCCGGCGAGGTTATCCACGATATTGCTACCGTGCGCGGCATGTACCAGAACTGGTTTCTGGACTACGCCAGCTACGTGATTCTGGAGCGCGCCGTACCGGCCGTGGAAGATGGCCTCAAGCCCGTGCAGCGCCGCATCTTGCACGCCATGAAGGAGATGGACGATGGCCGCTTTAACAAAGTAGCCAACGTTATCGGCCAAACCATGCAGTATCATCCGCACGGCGATGCCAGCATCGGCGATGCGATGGTGAACCTGGGCCAGAAAGACCTGCTCATCGAAACCCAGGGCAACTGGGGCGACGTGCGCACCGGCGACTCGGCCGCCGCGCCGCGCTACATCGAGGCCCGGCTCTCGAAGTTTGCGCTCGAAGTCGTCTTCAACCCCGACATCACGGAGTGGCAGATGAGCTACGACGGCCGCAAGCGCGAGCCCACTACGCTGCCGGTCAAGTTTCCGCTGCTGCTGGCGCAGGGCGTGGAAGGCATTGCCGTAGGCTTGAGTACCAAGATTATGCCGCACAACTTTCGCGAGCTGTGCCAGGCCAGCGTGGCGGTGCTCCGAAATCGGGAATTCCAGCTCTTTCCCGATTTCCCGACCGGTGGCCTGGCCGATATCAGCAACTATCAGAACGGGCAGCGTGGCGGGCGCATCCGGCTGCGGGCCACGATTGAGAAGGTAGACAAGACGCTGCTCGTTATTCGCGACATTCCGTACGGCACCACCACTACGGCGCTCATGGAGAGCATTGTAAAGGCGAGCGAAGCGAATAAAATCAAGATTAAGAAGGTAGTTGATAACACTGCCGCTGAGGTCGAGATTCAGGTGCAGCTGCCGCCCGGCATCAGCCCCGACCTTACCATCGACGCGCTCTACGCGTTTACCGACTGCGAAATATCGCTTTCACCTAATACGTGCGTCATTATCGACGACAAGCCGCGCTTCGTGGGCGTGGAGGAGATGCTGCGCCTGAGCACCGGCAAAACCGTGCGCCTGCTGGAGCGGGAGCTCGAAATCAGGCAGCAGGAATTGCAGGAAAAGTGGCACTCGGCTTCGCTGGAAAAGATTTTTATTGAAAATAGAATATATAGAAAAATTGAAGAATGTGAAACCTGGGAGCAGATTCTGGAAACCATTGACGCCGGCCTGAAAAAGTTTGTGCGGGTGGAAGGCGAGAAGCTGAAAGCGAACGATACCCGCATCGTCCTTCGCCGCCCGGTAAGTGAAGATGACCTGACCCGCCTCACCGAAATCCGCATCAAGCGCATCTCCAAGTACGATGGCTTCAAGGCTGAGGAATACATTCAGCGACTCGACGCCGAGCTGGCCGAGGTGGCCGACCACTTGGCCAACCTCACGCGCTACGCGATTGCCTACTTCGAAAACCTGCTGAAGAAGTACGGCGCGGGCCGCGAGCGCAAAACACAGCTGCGCACGTTCGATGTGGTTACGGCTCAAAAGGTTGCGGTAGCCAATCAGAAGCTTTACGTGAACCGCCAGGATGGCTTTGTGGGCTACGGCCTGAAGAAGGATGAGTTTGTGTGCGACTGCTCGGACCTCGACGATATCATTGCCATTAAGCGCGACGGCACGTTTATGGTGACCAAAATCGCGGAGAAGACCTTTGTGGGCAAGGACATTCTGCACGCGGGCGTGTACAATAAAAACGACGACCGCCTGGTGTACAACATGGTGTACGTCGACGGGGCCAGCGGCATCAGCTTTGCCAAGCGCTTTCTGGTAACGGGCATTACCCGCGATAAGACCTACGACCTGACCAAGGGCACGAAAGGCACCAAAACCCTGTACCTGACGGCCAACCCGAACTCGGAAAGTGAGATTGTCGCCATTCAGCTCTCGGATAAAGCCCCGGCGCGGGTCAAGCAGTTCGACTTCGACTTTGCCGAGCTGGCCATTAAAGGCAAAGGCTCGATGGGCAACATCGTAACCAAGCAGCCAATCAAAAAAATAATCCGTAAATCGCTGGGTGATAGCACGCTGGGCGGGCGGGAAGTATTCTTTGAGCCAGTGGTAGGGCGCCTCAATCACAATGGGCACGGCCGCTACCTGGGCACCTTCGACACCGAACATCTGGTGCTGGTGGTGTACAAGGATGGGAGCTATGAGCTGGTAGCTCCCGACCCGGCCAAGCACTTCGACCTGCCCAATATGCTGCTGCTGCGCAAGCTGGAGCCCGATACTGTGGTAAGCGCCGTGTACGTGGAAGGAGAAACCAAGGTGCACTACATCAAGCGGTTTCACATCGAAACCACGACCCTCGACAAACGCTTTACCTTCATCTCCGAAAGCAAAGGCTCGAAGCTGCTGGCGGCCACGGCCTTTGCCGAGCCGGAGGTAGAAGTGAAATTGCAGCGCGACAAGAAAGCCGAGAAGGAAACTGAAAAAATCCGCCTCGACCAGTTTATTGAGGTGAAAGGCTGGAAGGCGATGGGCAACAAGCTCAATTATTTCAAAATCCACAGCCTCGCCCTGCTTACCGACGAGGGCCCCGAGCCCCAGCGCCGCGAGGCCAAAAAGCGCGGCGTCGCCAAGCCGGAAGGCGGCGAAGCTGCAACCGAAGCGTTAGAAGTTTCGCCGCCTTCCGATGTAGAGGTAACCGATGAGGAGGTAGCCCAGTCGCAGGCGCTGCTGCGGCGGCCCAAAGCGCAGCTGGGGCTCTTTTAG
- a CDS encoding DNA topoisomerase IV subunit B yields MSTTSTAPAHDYNEDSIRSLDWREHIRLRPGMYIGKLGDGSAYDDGIYVLVKEVVDNCIDEHVMGYGRTIEIKISESRVQVRDYGRGIPLGKVVDVVSKINTGGKYDSKVFQKSVGLNGVGTKAVNALSSSFVVQSVRDGLLKSAEFSQGQLLNDPAPVKTSQRNGTLITFQPDDTIFRNYRFIPEYLENQIRFYCYLNAGLAIYFNGQKYVSENGLRDLLEHKTDADSLRYPIIHLKGEDIELALTHGNDYGEEYYSFVNGQYTTQGGTHLAAFREAVVKTVREFYKKEFDAADIRASIIGAISVRVQEPVFESQTKTKLGSINMGPEGPTVRGFILDFVKEHLDNFLHKNPLVAEGLLKRIMQSERERKDMAGVKKLANQRAKKANLHNRKLRDCRFHLGENVKDGAEKEQLTTLFITEGDSASGSITKSRNVELEAVFSLRGKPLNCFGLKKKIVYENEEFNLLQHALNIEEGLEGLRYNRVVVATDADVDGMHIRLLLLTFFLQFFPDLVRNGHVYILETPLFRVRNKKETIYCYNEQEKQEAMRKLGRNPEVTRFKGLGEISPDEFGKFIGENIKLEPVILQSDRSIQQVLAYYMGKNTPARQEFIIDNLRLEKDLVTSDVLPVAEIEMV; encoded by the coding sequence ATGAGTACTACCTCAACTGCTCCCGCTCACGATTATAACGAAGACAGTATCCGCTCGCTCGACTGGCGCGAGCACATTCGCCTGCGGCCGGGCATGTACATTGGCAAGCTCGGCGACGGCTCGGCCTACGACGACGGTATCTATGTACTGGTGAAGGAGGTAGTAGACAACTGCATCGATGAGCACGTAATGGGCTACGGGCGCACCATCGAGATTAAAATTTCGGAAAGCCGGGTGCAGGTACGCGATTACGGCCGGGGTATTCCGCTGGGCAAGGTGGTGGATGTAGTGAGCAAAATAAACACCGGCGGCAAATACGACAGCAAGGTTTTCCAGAAGTCGGTGGGCCTCAACGGGGTAGGTACCAAGGCCGTGAATGCGCTCAGCAGCAGCTTCGTGGTGCAGAGCGTGCGCGACGGCTTGCTCAAGAGTGCCGAGTTTTCGCAGGGCCAGCTGCTCAACGACCCGGCCCCGGTGAAAACCAGCCAGCGCAACGGCACGCTCATTACCTTTCAGCCCGACGATACTATTTTCAGGAACTACCGCTTTATCCCGGAATATCTCGAAAACCAGATACGCTTCTACTGTTACCTCAACGCCGGCCTGGCTATCTACTTCAACGGCCAGAAGTACGTGTCGGAGAATGGCTTGCGCGACCTGCTGGAGCACAAGACCGATGCCGACAGCCTGCGCTACCCCATTATTCACCTGAAAGGCGAAGATATTGAACTGGCCCTGACCCACGGCAACGACTACGGCGAGGAGTACTACTCGTTTGTCAACGGGCAGTATACCACCCAGGGCGGCACCCACTTAGCGGCGTTTCGGGAGGCAGTGGTGAAGACGGTGCGCGAATTTTACAAGAAAGAGTTTGATGCCGCCGACATCCGGGCCAGCATCATCGGCGCCATCTCGGTGCGGGTGCAGGAGCCGGTGTTCGAGAGCCAGACCAAAACCAAGCTCGGCAGCATCAACATGGGGCCGGAGGGCCCGACTGTACGCGGCTTTATCCTCGATTTTGTTAAAGAGCACCTCGATAACTTCTTGCATAAGAATCCGCTAGTAGCCGAAGGCCTGCTCAAGCGCATTATGCAGAGCGAGCGCGAGCGCAAGGACATGGCCGGGGTAAAAAAGCTGGCTAATCAGCGCGCTAAAAAAGCTAATCTGCACAACCGCAAGCTGCGCGACTGCCGCTTTCACCTGGGCGAAAACGTAAAGGACGGCGCTGAGAAGGAGCAGCTCACGACGCTTTTTATCACGGAAGGCGACTCGGCCAGCGGCAGCATCACCAAGAGCCGCAACGTGGAGCTGGAAGCCGTGTTCAGCCTGCGCGGCAAGCCGCTTAACTGCTTCGGCCTCAAGAAGAAGATTGTGTATGAGAACGAGGAGTTTAACCTGCTTCAGCACGCCCTCAATATTGAGGAAGGCCTGGAGGGCCTGCGCTACAACCGCGTAGTAGTCGCCACCGACGCCGACGTGGATGGCATGCACATCCGGCTGCTGCTGCTCACGTTCTTCCTGCAGTTTTTCCCCGACCTCGTGCGCAACGGCCACGTCTACATCCTGGAAACGCCCTTGTTTCGGGTGCGCAACAAGAAGGAAACCATCTATTGCTACAACGAGCAGGAAAAGCAGGAGGCTATGCGCAAGCTGGGCCGTAACCCCGAGGTAACGCGCTTCAAGGGGCTAGGTGAGATATCGCCCGACGAGTTTGGAAAGTTTATCGGCGAAAATATTAAGCTCGAGCCCGTTATCCTGCAATCAGACCGCTCCATTCAGCAGGTGCTGGCCTACTATATGGGCAAGAATACCCCCGCCCGCCAGGAGTTTATCATCGACAACCTGCGCCTGGAAAAAGACCTCGTGACGAGCGACGTGCTGCCGGTGGCCGAAATAGAAATGGTCTGA
- a CDS encoding group I truncated hemoglobin, translating into MFKPQLSLASAALLALTLFTSACGSKDTAQPDSLYVRMGGKNGTDGKTGIEGIADQMVANVGAETQLPNSVMLRSHKPMLDANNGVNGQPATDPTRVQRLRNNVVDQFTDITGGPIKYTGKSMLVAHTGMAVTPTEYTVWRGLLVNSLTTNKIATQEQTEFLALIDAMKNDVVNH; encoded by the coding sequence ATGTTCAAACCTCAACTCTCACTGGCCAGCGCTGCTTTGCTGGCGCTTACCCTCTTCACGTCGGCCTGCGGCTCGAAAGACACAGCGCAGCCCGACTCGCTTTACGTGCGCATGGGCGGCAAAAACGGCACCGACGGTAAAACCGGTATCGAAGGCATTGCCGACCAGATGGTAGCCAATGTCGGGGCCGAAACCCAACTACCCAACTCGGTAATGCTGCGCTCGCACAAGCCCATGCTCGACGCCAATAATGGCGTAAACGGCCAGCCTGCCACCGACCCGACGCGGGTACAGCGCCTGCGCAACAACGTGGTCGACCAGTTTACCGACATCACGGGCGGGCCTATCAAGTACACAGGCAAGTCGATGCTGGTGGCGCACACCGGCATGGCCGTTACCCCTACCGAATACACGGTTTGGCGGGGGTTGCTCGTTAACTCGCTTACCACCAATAAGATAGCTACCCAGGAGCAAACAGAATTCCTGGCACTTATCGACGCCATGAAGAACGACGTGGTAAATCACTAA
- a CDS encoding lamin tail domain-containing protein, whose translation MNHPPKSTAVATDAATPSAEAAVLIEQLRSQASTLLSAALGQNPLVSFGVGSAGNFPYYWQNPSNLLFNGNTYNWINYNLKANATPTQQSSDFFTTQFIEVFSSINYQLSQADQATLTQAQKNATNQQMALLTAWKAAYGSLPTPTPGMQPIDIIMNTIATTWAKPATTLSAIQTAPNLNALLNNTPASGQPIRPVLANYLQALGSSISLQNATTMNNGYLQAALTAVQSPSTTNGGLTIDTISNLVPAYNVATPLSDIINGLNMTSNAIPVSMGVARTSASELQVSVSGSTGFSIPVLDFFSLSTDASASYFSDSIATSSNSITISMLFTGVTLVNFGPVSFNPATGLNWLWLQPITDAIRNGNADVTGFHFSPPCSVDFSPNGPFGYLSGVAISNYPTVTITVKSANYQSIATTIQQSVTVKASFLGIPLGSTTESSYSHSVQTNASNSTVTITLAPPTASVAGSNESSLGWVLGAQTCYPAAITAFAAEHARAMKPARPSHAAPAAGK comes from the coding sequence ATGAACCACCCCCCCAAATCAACTGCCGTGGCCACCGACGCCGCAACTCCCTCGGCCGAAGCCGCGGTGCTTATCGAGCAGCTTCGCTCGCAGGCCAGCACGCTGCTGAGCGCTGCCCTGGGCCAGAATCCCCTCGTCAGCTTTGGCGTTGGGAGCGCCGGTAACTTTCCTTATTACTGGCAAAACCCCAGCAACCTGCTGTTTAACGGCAATACTTACAACTGGATTAACTACAACCTGAAGGCCAATGCGACGCCCACCCAGCAAAGCAGCGATTTCTTCACGACGCAGTTTATCGAGGTATTCAGCTCTATCAACTACCAGCTTTCGCAGGCTGACCAGGCTACGCTCACTCAGGCCCAGAAAAATGCCACCAACCAGCAAATGGCCCTGCTGACGGCCTGGAAGGCGGCCTACGGCTCGTTGCCGACTCCTACGCCGGGAATGCAGCCTATCGATATCATTATGAATACGATAGCTACAACCTGGGCGAAGCCGGCTACGACACTTTCGGCCATTCAAACCGCGCCTAACCTCAACGCGCTGCTCAACAACACGCCGGCCAGCGGACAACCCATCCGCCCGGTGCTGGCCAATTACCTGCAAGCCCTGGGCAGCAGCATCTCGCTGCAAAATGCCACGACCATGAATAATGGCTACCTGCAAGCTGCCCTCACGGCCGTGCAGTCGCCCTCGACTACCAACGGCGGCCTGACTATTGATACCATTTCCAACCTGGTGCCGGCCTATAACGTGGCTACGCCGCTCAGCGATATCATCAACGGGCTGAATATGACCAGTAATGCTATTCCCGTGAGCATGGGCGTGGCGCGTACCAGCGCCAGCGAGCTCCAGGTATCGGTGAGCGGCTCGACAGGCTTCAGCATTCCGGTTCTCGATTTTTTCTCGCTTTCGACCGACGCCAGCGCCAGCTATTTTTCCGATAGCATCGCTACCAGCTCCAACTCCATCACTATCAGCATGCTCTTCACGGGCGTTACGCTGGTTAACTTCGGGCCAGTGTCGTTCAACCCCGCCACCGGCCTGAACTGGCTTTGGCTGCAACCCATTACCGATGCCATCCGCAATGGCAATGCCGACGTAACGGGCTTCCACTTTTCGCCGCCCTGCTCCGTCGATTTTTCGCCCAACGGGCCATTTGGCTACCTTTCGGGCGTAGCTATCTCCAACTACCCAACCGTAACGATTACCGTTAAAAGTGCCAACTACCAGAGCATTGCCACTACTATTCAGCAGTCGGTAACGGTAAAAGCCTCCTTCCTGGGTATTCCTTTGGGGTCTACTACCGAATCTTCCTACTCGCACTCGGTGCAGACCAATGCCAGCAACTCGACCGTCACCATTACGCTGGCTCCGCCCACGGCCTCGGTGGCGGGTTCCAATGAAAGCTCGCTGGGCTGGGTGCTGGGTGCCCAAACCTGCTACCCGGCGGCCATTACGGCTTTCGCCGCCGAGCATGCCCGGGCAATGAAGCCCGCCCGGCCGAGCCACGCGGCCCCGGCCGCCGGCAAGTAA
- a CDS encoding AI-2E family transporter, whose translation MLPPANQFNTPRNIPSPTAAHAPAQVKQSPLVHYTFLLIGLSLLVYVLHTLDELLLPLLYASLLSLLLMPMVARFEQWRWPRMLAIGTSILLVMLALAVMVYFFGSQIIGLRNEIPLIQTKLVAYFDQTQQQLAHRFGFQPLSHDEVISSSLDTARKDVSKYLGSTLSTTLGILSTLALVPIYIFCFLYYRDHLRQFMFRFVEPDKRTTVLQTVDNIQSVVQGYMTGLFMVIVLVSVLNAIGLLALGVKYALFFAVFASVLAVIPYIGITVGSLIPALITFVETGSPGRGLAVVGVFMAVQFISDNILAPMITASKVSLNPLTAIIALILGGQLWGTPGMILSVPISAVIKVVLDANKGTEAWGFLLGDVGDGEATAKDPSDDRGFITKLLDKVRGKRPPEAPEPQLPPIPGTRPR comes from the coding sequence ATGCTTCCCCCTGCCAATCAATTTAATACCCCGCGCAATATCCCCTCGCCCACGGCCGCTCATGCCCCGGCGCAGGTAAAGCAGTCGCCGCTGGTGCACTATACGTTTCTGCTTATCGGGCTCTCGCTGCTGGTATACGTGCTGCATACCCTCGATGAGCTGCTGCTGCCGCTGCTCTACGCCAGCCTGCTTTCGCTGCTCCTTATGCCCATGGTGGCCCGCTTCGAGCAGTGGCGCTGGCCCCGGATGCTGGCTATTGGCACCTCCATCCTTCTGGTGATGCTGGCCCTGGCGGTAATGGTGTACTTTTTTGGCTCCCAGATTATTGGCCTGCGCAACGAGATTCCCCTTATTCAGACCAAGCTGGTAGCCTACTTTGACCAGACGCAACAGCAGCTGGCCCATCGCTTTGGCTTTCAGCCTCTAAGCCACGACGAAGTTATCAGCTCCTCGCTCGATACTGCCCGCAAGGACGTGAGTAAGTACCTGGGCTCCACGCTGAGCACTACGCTGGGTATTTTAAGCACGCTGGCTTTGGTACCTATTTATATATTTTGCTTTTTGTACTATCGCGACCACCTGCGCCAGTTTATGTTTCGGTTTGTGGAGCCTGATAAGCGCACGACCGTGCTGCAAACGGTAGATAATATCCAGAGTGTGGTGCAGGGCTACATGACCGGCCTGTTTATGGTTATCGTGCTGGTTTCGGTACTCAACGCTATCGGACTGCTGGCGCTGGGCGTCAAATATGCCCTATTTTTCGCGGTTTTTGCTTCCGTGCTGGCCGTTATTCCCTACATCGGCATCACGGTGGGCTCGCTCATTCCGGCCCTGATTACGTTTGTCGAAACCGGCTCGCCGGGCCGGGGCCTGGCCGTGGTGGGCGTGTTTATGGCCGTGCAGTTTATCTCTGATAACATTCTGGCCCCGATGATTACTGCCTCCAAGGTGAGTCTGAATCCGCTCACGGCCATTATTGCCCTTATACTGGGCGGGCAGCTGTGGGGCACGCCGGGCATGATTCTGAGCGTGCCCATCTCGGCCGTTATCAAGGTGGTGCTCGATGCGAACAAGGGCACAGAGGCCTGGGGCTTCCTGCTCGGCGACGTGGGCGACGGCGAGGCCACCGCCAAAGACCCCAGCGACGACCGCGGCTTCATTACCAAGCTATTGGATAAGGTGCGGGGTAAGCGCCCGCCCGAGGCACCCGAGCCGCAGCTGCCGCCTATTCCGGGCACTCGTCCCCGCTAA